A stretch of Telopea speciosissima isolate NSW1024214 ecotype Mountain lineage chromosome 11, Tspe_v1, whole genome shotgun sequence DNA encodes these proteins:
- the LOC122644601 gene encoding probable signal peptidase complex subunit 2, whose amino-acid sequence MQEKGEMANNGNSKDRNPKKANLMDPHSIKHLLDESVTEIVASRGYVEDVRMSNIRLFMGTIIVIIALVAQFYPKKFPENRNFLIGCIILYIVLNGLLQLIIFTKEKNAIVFTYALPGSFNSTGLVVSSKLPRFSDMYTLSIASADPKSVSARKPVEFTKSVTQWFTKDGILVEGLFWKDVDGLINQYTGEYRKNK is encoded by the exons ATGCAGGAGAAGGGAGAAATGGCGAACAATGGTAACTCTAAAGacagaaaccctaaaaaagcTAATTTGATGGATCCTCATTCCATCAAACATCTTCTTGACGAATCCGTTACAGAG ATTGTTGCCAGTCGCGGATATGTGGAAGATGTGAGGATGAGCAATATAAGATTGTTTATGGGAACCATTATCGTAATCATTGCTCTCGTAGCTCAGTTCTACCCGAAGAAGTTCCCTGAGAACAGAAATTTTCTAATCGGATGCATCATATT GTATATTGTCCTCAATGGATTGTTGCAGCTGATCATATTCACTAAGGAGAAGAACGCTATCGTATTCACCTATGCCCTCCCT GGTTCCTTCAATAGCACTGGGCTGGTAGTTTCTTCCAAGTTGCCAAGATTCTCTGACATGTACACATTGTCAATAGCCAGTGCAGATCCAAAATCAGTCTCTGCCAGGAAACCTGTTGAGTTCACAAAGAGCGTCACTcaatg GTTCACCAAAGATGGAATTCTGGTGGAGGGTCTATTCTGGAAAGATGTTGATGGACTAATCAACCAATATACTGGAGAATACAGGAAGAACAAGTGA